In Mustela lutreola isolate mMusLut2 chromosome 1, mMusLut2.pri, whole genome shotgun sequence, one genomic interval encodes:
- the PLA2G12A gene encoding group XIIA secretory phospholipase A2, whose protein sequence is MALLPRHALAFVLLLFVPAAFRCQEQAQTTDWRATLKTIRNGVHKIDTYLNAALDLLGGEDGLCQYKCNDGSKPFPRYGYKPSPPNGCGSPLFGVHLNIGIPSLTKCCNQHDRCYETCGKNKNDCDEEFQYCLSKICRDVQKTLGLAQHVQACETTVELLFDSVIHLGCKPYLDSQRAACRCRYEEKSDL, encoded by the exons ATGGCCCTGCTCCCGCGGCACGCGCTCGCCTTCGTCCTCCTCCTCTTCGTGCCTGCCGCTTTCAGGTGCCAGGAGCAGGCCCAGACTACCGACTGGCGGGCCACGCTGAAGACCATCCGGAACGGCGTTCACAAGATAGACACGTACCTGAACGCCGCCTTGGACCTCCTGGGAGGCGAGGATGGGCTCTGCCAGTACAAGTGCAATGACG gatCTAAGCCTTTCCCACGTTACGGTTATAAACCCTCCCCGCCGAATGGATGTGGCTCTCCACTGTTTGGTGTTCAC CTTAATATTGGCATCCCTTCCCTGACAAAGTGCTGTAACCAACACGACAGGTGCTATGAGACCTGCGGCAAGAACAAGAATGACTGCGATGAGGAATTCCAGTATTGCCTCTCTAAGATCTGCCGGGATGTGCAGAAGACACTAGGACTGGCTCAGCACGTTCAGG CCTGTGAAACCACAGTGGAGCTCTTGTTTGACAGTGTTATACATTTAGGCTGTAAACCGTATCTGGACAGCCAACGAGCCGCATGTAGGTGTCGCTACGAAGAGAAAAGTGATCTTTAA